The following nucleotide sequence is from Streptobacillus canis.
TATTATTACTCTATCTGCATAATTCAAATGTTTATATTTAGCTTTTTTATTATTTTCTAAATTTATGTTATTATTAGTCATGGGTATACAGTTCCTTTCAATGAATTTAGTCGTTTATGATTGTACTGTATATCAACTTTTTTTTAACTTATATTTTGGACACTTACTATTTTAATTTAGGTTACTTAATACATTATCACATTTAAGTTGACATATTTAGTTATTAGTAATATAATATAGTGTAAAAATATAAAATGAGATGGAGGAATTGGTATGCAAAAAGAAAGAGTCCTTAAAGGTCTTTTAAAAAGAAGAGTAAGCATTACTAAAGCATTATTAGTTACTTTCCTTATTACTGGTGGATTATCATTAGCGGGTACTATAGGAGAAGCACAAAACGAAATTGATACAAATAATAAATTGACTGCAGGAACATATACTGGTGAAAGTTCAGGTTCAATAATTTTAACTAAGACTGATACATCTTTTGAAGGTGATGTTAAATTTAATGTTGTATCAACAGGTGAAGAAACACGTTTAGATTTAAATGGACAAAATGTAAAAGTAAATTCATTAGTCGTTAGAATTAATCCAAAAGAAGGAGCACATTCAAGACCTAAGGGTATATGGCTTAGAGGTAATTCTAAAGCTACTATTGAAAATTTAAATGTAGATATAGCTTTAAGATCTAAAATAACTGGTTCAAAATATTCTGCAGATTCAAATGCATCTTATGGTGTTGCATTAGGAATTAATGAAACTGTACATGGTGCTGGAGATGGTAGTGGTGAAACACATTTAACAGTAAATAATATGAATATTTCAGTTAAAAATACAGAAGATACGATTTTAAATGTATATACCGTTAGTAAAAGAGTTTCATTTGGTCCATTTTCTTTTAACGTAAATGCAAGTGTAGATTTTACACATCAATTATCAGGATTAAGATTGGTTAGATTACAGGGAGATAAAACGACATTTATTTCTAATGGTGAAACAAATATAAAAGTAGAAGATGTTTCAGCTACTAAATCAGGAGATTATCTAGCAGGTATATTTATATCTGGAAATGAAGCAAGTGCAACTTTTAATGGACATTCTAATATTAAAATAATTGGAGAAGGAGTAAATTCTGCAGCTATAAAAATAGGGAAACCTGGTGAAAGTTTTGAAAAGAATATGGCACCAAAAGTAATCTTTAATGGTAAAATGAATATAGATACAACAAAAGCAAAAAATTCACCTGCAATTAGATTATTTACAAATAATGTAAGTTTAGAAGTTACAGGTAAAAATAATGAAGAAGCTTCAGTAATAAATTCAGGAAATACTGCTATTGCATTTGATGTTCAGGATTATAGACTTTTTTTGTAGGACCTTTTGGAAAATCAGAAGTAAGTAGAAATTCAAATGCTACTGGACAAAGTGTTAAACTTAATAATACTGAAATAAGAACTATGTCTGAAACAGACAGTTTAATATTAGTTAAAGGTATGAAAACGTTAGATGGATCAGCAGGTGAAGCTAGAAAATTTGAAGCTTCATTAAATAGTGGTGAAGAATTTACAAATAAAGATGCTACTTTTGAACTATCTGGAGAAAAATCAATAGCAAAAGCAGCAACTAATGGTTGGTTAATTGAAGCAACTGGAACGAGAACAGCTTCATCATCTTTAACAGCAACTATTAAAGATAAAGCTATGGTAGAAGGATTAACAAGTAAAGATTTTAGTTCAAGATTAGATATTAATTTAGAAAATGAAGCTAAATGGACATTAAGAAATAAAGGTAATATTAATAGAACTTCTTTTAATAATTTAACTATAACAAATTCTATTCTTGATGCATCTAATATAAATAAAGAAGATAAAGCAGAATATGATTTACATGCAACAATTGATAGTGTTACAGAAAATGGTAAAGTAACTAATGCAGGGACTATTACACTTGATAATGGTAAATATGAAGATAAATTAACATTAAACGGTACTTATAAAGGAGATAATGGTAAAATACTAGTAAATACTTTATGGAATGAAACTAGTGGTGTAAATGGAGAAAATTCTAAGTCAGATTTATTTGAAATTACAGGAGTAGTTGAAGGAAAAATAGAAGTAATAACAATAGGTAGTAATAAGTCTGAAAATATGATTGATGGATTAGTTGGAGCTGATGAAGGTGATGAAGGACATAGAAGTGCTATAGTTATCAAAACACCTGAAGGGACAGCAGAAGGTGCATTCTTTGGTAAAGCAAAAACTGAAAATGAAACAGAACTTGAATTAAAATCAGAAGTAAAAGATGGTAATAGATTATTCTTTTGGGAAATTACTAAATTAGGTAATAACGAACCAGACTTATTCTTAGTTGCAACTAGAGAAAACATGGAACAATCTAGAAATATATTTGGACGTTTAAATGAAAGAAGAATACAAACTAAACTATTTAATATAGGTAAAGATACTAAATATCCTATGGCTTGGTTTAGATTATTTGGTGGAGAACATATACAACATTTAAGTAAAAAAACGAGTTATATGGACGGAACTATAGGAATGAATGTTGGATTTGATTATCATATTGATCCTAAAAAAGAAAATTTAACAGGAGTGTATTTTGGATATTCTAATTCATTTAAACATGTCATGAATAAACTTTCAAATGAGTATAAAGGTAAGGTTACAACTAATATGTATTCTCTTGGATTTACTAATACTTATGAGATAGAAAAATTCTATGCTGATGCAGTAGTTCAAGTTTCGGCACTTAGAAATGAGTATAAATTTAAAAATGATAAGAAATATAACAATACGGGAGTAATTTTTACAGGTTCACTAGAAGTAGGATCACCAATATATTTTGAAAACAATAAAGAAAGAGATGAAAAATATATAGTAGAGCCACAAGCACAAATAATATATCAATTTGGTAAAAATATGGATATAGTAGAACAAAAAATTAGTTATGGATATTCAAATTCAATCACAGGAAGAATGGGCTTAAGACTTGGATATTCAATATCAAATTACAATAAATATAAAAATGGTATGGGATATGCTCTATTTAATGTTTGGGGACAATGGACTGATGGAAATAAAGTTACTCAAGGTAAGAAAGAATATGTAACAGATTATGCTAAAGTTTGGTTAGAAGCAGGACTTGGAGCAAATATACCAGTAACTAAGAATGTAAGTTCTTATTTTGAAGTAAGTCTTGAAAAATCAGTTTATGGTGGAAATAAATATGGTGGAAAAGGAACTATAGGATTTAATATAGAAAGATAAAATATATTTGAAAAATCTTTATTGATGTTGAAATATTACATTAAATAAAGATTTTTTATTTACTTTAAAATTTTTTTGTTGATTTTTGTTTTTTGTGTGATGATACCTGAGTTTGCCTCGGAAAATGACAAAATAGATTCTATGAAAGCTTTTAAAAATACTACCAAGAATCTATTTTCAATATTTGATATTATGTTACTTAGTTGAAAGAAGATATTTCTTTTTTAAGTTTTAAAACATCCATATTATTGTATATTTTAGGTTCAATATTAAGATTTAAAGCTTTTAAAATTATATCTAAATCTTTATCATTAATATTAACCATTCTGTCTAATAAACATAGGTCTAATATTAATAGTGCTTTTAAGTATTCTAAATTTTAATTAAATTATGATATTTTTCTATAATATTTAAAGCAGACATTTCAAGTTCAGAGGGAACTATTAAGTAATATACCATAAGACTTTTATATTCTCCAACCTTATCAGTATCAAAAAAATTCTTAATATTGATATTATTTTACCTGTTTTTTCATTTATTGCTTCTTTTTTGAAAGATTTAGCAAGAAGTTTTTTACTAAATTTAGTAGTTCTAAAATCTTTAGAATTTTCATTTAATTCTTTTTTTATAGAATTTTCTACTCCAATAGCCAACTTGTTTTTGAGCAGGAGTTGGATATCAATTTGATAAATTAGAATCAAGAAGAAAAGATATATTAACATTACAAAGAAATGGAAATATTAATTTACTTGATGAGAAAGTTTATGAACATAAATTAAAAATAGAAAAAATAGAAAAAGTGTTAGAAACTTTAAAAAAATAAATTAATATTTAAAAGGTTATTTTTTCTTTGAGAAGATAACCTTTTTATTTGTTTTAATCACAGCTATTTATATTAAGATAAATTTTTGATATAATATAGAAAATCATTTCCGTAATGAAATGGAAAAAGATGTAATTGAAAATATTGATTTTTGAGGTATATTTATTATAGAAAGGGTAAATTATGGAAAATGAGTTAAAACTAATATATAGGATATTAATGGATGGAAATTTTCATTCAGCAATTGAACTATCTACCCATCTTAAGCTTTCTGATAAAACATGTAGAAAGTATGTAAAGGAATTATCAGAATTACTTAAAAAACATGATATTAATATAATTTCTAAAACAAGATTTGGATATAAACTTGAAGGAGAAATATTAAAAGAAAATGAAATCTTTGATAGAGATCATTCTAAAATTCCAATAACAGCAGATGAAAGACAAAATTTTTTAATAGATAAATTAATTTATGAAGATAATTATCTTAAGCTTGAGGATATAGCAGAAAAAATATTTATTAGTACAAAAACTTTATCAAATGATATAAAAAAAATAGAAAATACAATAAAAGTTCATAATTTAAGTATAGATAGAAAACCATATTATGGTTTGAAAATTGTAGGAGAAGAATTAAATATTAGAAATTATTTAATAGATGGTTTAGAAAAAAGATTGAATGAAAATAAGTTTCTTGATAAAAAATCTAAATATAGTGTAACTGACATCGCAAAATATACTTATAGTTTTTTAAAGACTAAAAATGTTAAAATTTCAGATATATCATTACAAAATCTTGTAGCTGCAATATATGTAACCTTTCATAGAGTCCAAGAAAATAAGAGAATTAAAAATATTGATATATCAAAAAATAATCTTTTTTTAAGTAAAAGAGATCATATTGAAGAATGTATGAATGAATTATTTAATAAACTTGGATTTAAACTTAAGTTAGATGATAGAGATATAGATTTTATAACTATACATTTTTTAACTACAGAAACTCTTACATATAAATCACTTAAAACAGAAGATATAAATGAAGTAAATGATATTATACAAGAATTATTATATTTCGTGAAACTAACATTTAAAATAGATCTATATAATGATGATGACTTATACAAAAATCTATATACTCATATCTTAGCATTGTGTATAAGAATAAGATTTGGTATTAGAGTTAAAAATCCATTATTAGATGATATCAAAAAGAATATGCCACTTGAATATAATGTTGCAACTTATGTATGTAATTTAATTTCAAAAAGATTTGATGATATTCCATTATCAGAAGCAGAAATAGGCTATATTGCTGTAATATTACATATGAGTAAGGGAATAAATGTTAATATATCAAGTAAGAAAAATGTATTAATAGTTTGTCCAAGTGGAAGAGGTGTATCAAAATTTTTAATATATACGTATAATAATTTATTTTCAGAATATATAAACATTGTTTCATCTTGTGGTGAACATGAATTAATGGATACAGATCTTGAAAATATAGATGTGATATTTACACTTACTGATTTAGAAACGAAAGTTAATAAGCCAGTGTATAAGATAAATTACTTTCTAAATGATGAAGATGTTTTAAGAATAAAAAATATACTTAAAGATAATGACAATTTCTTGAAGGAAGTACTTCCTGAAGAGTTATTTGTATATGTAGATAAAGAAATGAATAAAGATGAAATAATTACTTTAATGTCAGAAAAACTTAAATTAATTCCTAATATGAAAGAAAATATTGAAGAATTAATACATAAAAGAGAGAAACTAGGGATGACAGAGATTTCACAAGAAGTTGCTATCCCTCATCCAACAGAGGTAATTAGTAATGTAAATGTAATAGGTGTTTGTATTAGTAAACATCCAGTAAGATGGTTAAACAATGCTGTAAATATTATATTATTCTTATGTTTAGATAATAAGAATAATAAGAATGAAAAGATATATGAATCATTTACAAAAATAGTAGGAGATAAAGAAATAATAAAAGATATCTTATCAAATCCTACATACAATTATTTTATAAACATACTAGAAAATTTAGGAGGAAAATAGTAATGACTTATGATGAATTAAGTGAATATGCAATGCAGATAATTGCAAATTCAGGAATGGCAAGATCAAGTGCTATGCAAGCTATACAATTTGCAAAAGCGGGGGATTTTGAAAAAGTACAAGAATGTATGAAGGAAGCGGATAAATACTATTTAGAAGCTCATGAAATACAAACAGACTTAATAGTTAAGGAAACATCAAGTGAGGAAAAAATAATATTAAATTTAATTATGGTTCATGCTCAAGATCACTTAACTATGGCACTTTTAACTAAGGATTTAGCAAAAGAAATTATAGAACTACATAAAAAATAGGAAGGATGATTAAAATGGTAAAAATACTTTTAATTTGTACAGCAGGTATGTCTACTAGCTTTTTAGTAGAAAAAATGAAAAAAGAAGCTGAAACTAGAGGTTTAGAAGTTGAAGTAACAGCAACTCCTGAAGCTAGTGCTGAAGAATTTGTAGGTAAAGTTGATGTTGTTCTACTTGGGCCACAAATTAAATATTTAGAAAATGAAATTAAAGGAAAATTTGAAGGTACTCCAGTTGCAGTAATCAACATGATGGATTATGGAATGATGAAAGGTGACAAAGTACTAGATCAAGCATTATCACTAAAATAAAAAAATATAAATAAGGAGAGAGACACATGAAAAAATTTATGGATTGGATGGAGCATCATTTTGTTCCAACAGCAACGAAAATTTCTTCTCAAAGACATTTAGTTGCAATTAGAGACTCTTTTATTGCTATATTACCAGTTACTATGGTTGGATCTATAGCAGTATTATTAAACGTATTATTTAGAAATATTCCTAATGAATATGGATTCCCTGGTGTAGCAGAATTCATGGCTCCATTAATTAATATTAATGGTGTTGTTTGGTTCGGTTCACTTGCTATTCTTTCATTAGTGTTTATAGTTGCATTAGGATACAATGTAGCTTCAGGATACAAAGTAAATCCTTTAGCAGGATCTTTAGTAGCTGTTGCATCATTTATCTTATTCTTACCACAAGAAGCTAGATTCATGGCAGAAATTAATGGTGCTATGCATGAAGTATCATCTTGGGGATTCTTAGACTTCAATAAATATTTAGGAGCTACAGGATTATTCCCTGCTATGATAATAGGTTTCTTCTCAACAATAATTTATAGTAAATTAATGTTAAACAAAGTAACTATTAAATTACCTGATTCAGTTCCACCTGCAGTAAACAAAGCGTTTGCTTCAATAATACCAGGTGTTTTAGCTATATATGCTTCAGCAACTGTATCATATTTAATCACTACTTATACAGGACAAACTTTAATAGATATTATATCTAAATATATACAACAACCATTATTAGAATTATCACAAGGTGCATTTACAGTTATCTTACTGGCATTCTTAGTACAATTATTCTGGTTCTTTGGATTACATGGACACAACGTTCTTGCTCCAATCTTAGATGGTATTTACCAACCAGCTTTACTTGCAAATGCTGAACACATTGCAAAAGGTGGAACTGTTGAAACTTTACCATACTTATGGACTAGAGGATCATTTGATGCTTACTTACAAATGGGTGGATCAGGAATAACTATAGCTTTAATTATAGCTATCTTCTTATTCTCAAAAAGAGAAGAATATAGAGCGGTTGCAAAACTTGGATTACCTATGGGTATGTTCAACATTAATGAGCCTATGATATTTGGTATGCCTATAGTACTTAACCCACTATATTTAATACCATTCTTATTAGTTTCAACTTTAGGTGCAATAGTAGCATATACTGCAACAGTATTAGGAGTAGTTCCTCCAGTATTCGTTCAAGTACCTTGGGTATTACCTCCAGGTATATATGCATTCTTTGCAACAGGTGGAAGCTTCATGGCAGCATTAGTTTCATTATTCAACGTATTCTTAGCGTTTGTAATATGGACACCATTTGTTATCTTAGCAAATAGAGTAAAAGAAGATTAATATTAGGGGTGGGTAAACCACCCCAAATTTCAAATAAAGGAGGCAAGGATTATGAAATCATGGCCTATGTTTGTAATTACACTTGGAACACTAGCTATAGCTACTTATCCAATAAGTAATAAATTAATTACCCTTCTAATGGGTTTAACATTGATAATATTAGGAATAATATTTTTAACTAGAGGTAATAAAAAATGAGAGTAGAAAAGAATATAAAAGTTTCTTCAAAAGAATTTTTTGATTTTTTAATTGAAAATTTAAGACAAGAAATGAATATTAAAGGTAAGATAAAAGAAGGTATGAGATTTAGTGTAAATCTGAAAACTAAAACTAATCAAGTAACTAAAAGTACAGCAGAGATTATGAATTTAACTCCAAATGAAAGATATACACTAAAATATTATTCTAGTTTAGGAGAAAATATAGTTGATTATCAAATTAAAGAAATAAGTAGTGATGAAATAAAGATAATATATGATGAAATATATATTACTAATTCTACTATGCAAAGATATAATCAAATGTTTGTAGAATTCTTTTATTCATTCTTCTTAAAAAGAAAGAAAAAGAAAATGTTAAAAGCAGTAGAAAGTTATTTAATAAATAAGAGAACGGAGGCTAAAAATGATTAAATTTCCAGAAAATTTTTATTGGGGTAGTTCAATAAGTGGAGAACAAAGTGAAGGAAGATTTGAAGGTGATGGTAAAGGACTTACAACTTGGGATAAGTTTTTTGAAGTAGAACCATATAAATTCCATAATGGTATAGGACCACAAACTACTACTAGTATGTATAAATATTATCTTGATGATATTAAATTATTAAAACAAACAGGACATAATACTTATAGAACATCTATTTCTTGGGCAAGATTAATACCTAATGGAATAGGTGAAGTAAATGAAGATGCTGTAAGATTTTATAGATCATATTTTAGCACTTTAAAAGAAAATGGAATAGAACCATTTGTAAATTTATCACATTTTGATACTCCTCTTGTATTAGAGAAAAAATTTGGTGGATTTGTAAGTAAAGAAGTAGTAGATGCATATGCTAAATACGCTAGAACTTGTTTTGAATTATTTGGAGATATAGTTAAAACTTGGTTTACTTTCAATGAACCTATAGTTTCTGTAGAATGTGGATATTTAAAACAATACCATTATCCAATGGAAGTTGATTCTAAAAAGGCTGTGCAAGTTGCATATAACTTAGCTCTTGCATCTGCAAAAGCAATAAAAGAATTTAAAAAAGTGATTAAAGATGGACAAATAGGGATAATTTTAAATCTGACACCTGCATATCCTAGAAGTAATCATCCTGCAGATTTAAAAGCAGCTAGAATAGCAGAACTATTTGCAAATAAGAGTTTCTTAGACCCTGCAGTAAGAGGAGAATATGATAAGGAATTAATAGAAATAGTTAAAAAACATGATTTATTACCTGATTATACAAATGAAGAATTAGATATAATAAAAAATAACAAAGTTGACATTTTAGGTATAAACTATTATCAACCATTAAGGGTTAAAGCAAGAGATTCTAAACCTAATGATGAGGCACCATTTATGCCAGAATACTATTATGAACACTTTGTAATGCCAGGAAGAAGAATGAACCCTCATAGAGGATGGGAAATCTATCCTAAGGGACTATATGATATTTCAATAAATATTAGAGATAATTATGGAAATATTCCATGGTTCGTAGCTGAAAATGGTATGGGAGTTGAAGGAGAAGAGAAATATAAGGTAGGAGACATGATACATGATGACTACAGAATAGAATTCTTCAAAGAACATTTAGAATGGTTACATAAAGGTATATCTGAAGGAGCAAATTGTAAGGGATATCTAGTTTGGACAGCTATAGATTGTTGGTCATGGCTAAATTCATATAAAAATAGATATGGATTAATAGAACTAGAATTATCAACAGCTAAAAGATATATTAAAAAATCAGGTTATTGGTTTAATGAAACTAGTAAAAATAATGGTTTTTAATATTTAAAGCTATAGCTTTAAGTTATAATTTTTTATTATTCAACCCCAAATATACAGTTTATAATAAATTAAAAAATGAGCAAAACAATAGATACGAATGAACTAGATACAAAAATATGAAAAAGTCTGAAAGGATAAATGATTTAAATTAAAATAGTAAGCGTTCAAAAATCTAACTAAGTTATATTTAATAGATATTCATAAATTTAATTATATATTAAAGCATTGAAAGTTTTTTTTGGATAGTTATTCATGAATTTTTCAATATTTTTAACATCTTTTTTGTTAAATGATTCATATACACACTACTATAACTATTTTTATATTATTTTTATTACTTTTTTAATCAGATAAGTAAAATACTAATTAACAGCTAAATCAAGAAACTTTTTGACAATTATAAACTTAGTTTAATTGTCAGAGTGAATAGGTATTATGACATGCTTTTTACTTTTAATTTTTTTAATAACATTATCATTAGTTTTAGAATTTGATAAACAAACAATATTAACTCTTGTAGTTATTTCACTAAGTGTAAATATAGATTTATCATATTTATTTCCAAATTGACTAACTTTTTCTATTTTTTATTACTCTTATTTTTGTAAATAATGGTATACTATTATTTTTTAAATTTAGAAATAAAAATATATTTTCATTAATGTAATTGTATAAAGTTTGAAATAAAAAATTAATTTTATGTTTATCTCTTAATTTTTTAAATGTAGCATAGGGATAATGTTTTTCTTTTAATAATTTTACGATTTTTTTAGTTAGTTTAATGTTATTATCAATGTTACTAGGTAAATTCTTATTAGTGATATTATTTCTTATATATTATAAGAATACACTAAAATTAAATTATGAAAGAAAGCAAGTTGGTTTATAGGTTCTCTTTTTATTTTTTGCACATGTACCTAAGATATTACTAATATTTTTGATACAATTATTAAAAAAATATTTGTTATTTAATTAAATTCTTTATTTTATCTTGTTTTAGTTTAGAAAATATTACTGTTTTATTTTTAATATTTATGTTATTATTAGTCATGGGTACATAAATTTTTAAATTATTTATTGTTTTAATTTAAGATAAGTTTAATTTTTTATGTCAATTAAAAATGAAAATGTTTCATAAAATAGAAAATAAGAGTCCCTAAATTTAAAAGTAAAAGCTTTAATAATTAGGGACTTTTAAATTAAATGTAATCGATATAATTTTCAATTTTATTATTTTTCTCAAGATACCTAATAAAAGATTCTCTTTTCCAAGGGTGAGAGATAGGTGGGATATATTTCTTTTTAACTTTAACATCAACCACATCATCAATACTAGCAAATAATCTATTATCAAAAGTTTTAATAACAAGTACATTAGAATTATATTTAGGATAAACTCTATTATTTTTATTATCAAAAATCCCATTGATGTATTATTAATATCAGTTGAGAACTTATTATTGAAGGCTTCAATGAACTGTGGTAGGAACATATTAGCACTTTCAATATTATTAATATTATTAATATTATTAATTCTCAACTCATTTACAAGGCGTGATTGAAGAGTGGAGAAGGCTCTTTCAACACGCCCTTTTGCTTGAGGGATAGAAGTAGTTTTTAAATCAATACCTAATCTATGACAAGCATAACCATATTGAGTAAAAGTATCATTTTCAATACTTTTATTAGATTTATTTTTATATTCAAAAACAGTTCTTTTATTAGTAAGAATAGAATAGGGGATACCATAATTAACAATCATATCATGTGTTATTTGATAGTATGCTCTAAGGGTTTCTTCTTTATAAAAATATGCAGATAGAATTTTCCTACTATGATCATCTATTGCTATATGTAGGTGAGCATAAGTTCCATTACAAAACCAATCGTGTTTAGAAGCGTCCATTTGAATTAATTCACCTGCATATTTCATTCTAGGACGTGTAGGTTTGGAGTTTATATATTACTTTTTTACTTTTAGATTCAACTTGTTTTTTTTCAATTAGTTGTATTAAATCTTTTTTAGTTTTTTATGAGCTTTAGGAGAAAGAATGAAAGCTTCTTTTAGTATTTTTGTTCATAAAGTTTAATTATTTGGTTTTTAATTTCATTAGATGTAGTAGTGGCAGGCTTTCTGTTTTTATTACCATGAGAAAAAGCAATTTTACCTTCCAATTTATATTTTTTTAATAATCTATTGATATGTACATTAGGATAACCTAAAATTACAATAGCTCTATTTTTAGAAATTTTATTTTCAGCTAAATCTTTAATAGTTTTATAGATATTATATTCTTTCAAATTTAAAACAACCTTTCTTAATTTCTTATTCATACAATATACCTTCTTTCTATATATTTTAAATATATTATTCAAAGTTATATTATACAATTAAATTAAATGTTTAGTAAATTATATGAAACATAATCATTTTTATTTATTTAATACATTATCATATTTAAATTACAGATAAGTTTAATTTTTTATTGACAATTGTTTATTTATATATTAAAATCTAAATGAAAATATTTTAAGAAGAATAGAGTAAAGGAGACTAAGTATGAAAAAAGTATTGATATTTTTTGGAATTATATCAAGTTTAATAAATGTAGCTGCTGTAGGTAATGCAAAAGTAAGGGTTGAGGGAACAATTGCATATGATAAACAATATATTGGAAAATTTCAAGGGGTTACAGCATCATTCTCTGTAATGCCAGAATGGAAAAAACAAATTAATAATAATTTTGATGTAACTTTTGGGACTAAAAGTTCTATAGGTGTTGGAGAGGTAATAATTAATGAAAAACAAAAAAATGTAATAAAAACTCATGGTTCAGCAAGTTTAAGTTTATATGGAGAATTAAATTATAAATTAAGAGATAATGTAAAAGGTTTTGTAGGAATTGAAGGTGGAATAGGAGCACTTTTTTTAACAGATTTTTCGACAGATAATCAGCCATCAGAACCACCAGTACCACCAGTACCACCAGTACCATCAGAACCATCAGAACCATCAGAACCATCAGAACCATCAGAACCACCAGTACCACCAGTACCATCACCAATACCATTACCAATAGAAGATGATGTGCTAGATTTGAGTCTTATTGATAATTTAGAAATGAATGATGATTCAAACAATGTTAAAAGAAAAATAGATAATGGATTAGAATTAGGATTATTAATTAAAGCAAGTTTAGGATTAAAAATAAAAGATAAATATAATATTGCAATATTTGTAGGGCATGGAAATAAAGGAATATCTGGAATAGAAATGGGATATACATTTTGAAAGAGTTACTTTGAATTAGTTGAAAATATGTAAGAGTTATATTATTATAATTCTCATATATTTTGAAAATCAATTAAATGTTATTTTCTAATTTATTTAAATTTAGATAAATTTTTATAAGAGTTATTGATTCTTAAAAGTCAAATTCTAAAATAGTTTTATATTTTAAATTTTTATAATTTAATTTTCATAAATAGATGATTATATAATATATTTCTTAAATATAGTTTTGTAAATTTTATTGCAAACTTGAAAATAAAGTAAAGATAAAATTTATTAATTACAAATTAAGTTGTTAAAATAAATTATAATAAACAAATGAAGTTTAATTTTTGAAAAACTTAATAAAAAGGTTAGTAATATA
It contains:
- a CDS encoding glycoside hydrolase family 1 protein, producing MIKFPENFYWGSSISGEQSEGRFEGDGKGLTTWDKFFEVEPYKFHNGIGPQTTTSMYKYYLDDIKLLKQTGHNTYRTSISWARLIPNGIGEVNEDAVRFYRSYFSTLKENGIEPFVNLSHFDTPLVLEKKFGGFVSKEVVDAYAKYARTCFELFGDIVKTWFTFNEPIVSVECGYLKQYHYPMEVDSKKAVQVAYNLALASAKAIKEFKKVIKDGQIGIILNLTPAYPRSNHPADLKAARIAELFANKSFLDPAVRGEYDKELIEIVKKHDLLPDYTNEELDIIKNNKVDILGINYYQPLRVKARDSKPNDEAPFMPEYYYEHFVMPGRRMNPHRGWEIYPKGLYDISINIRDNYGNIPWFVAENGMGVEGEEKYKVGDMIHDDYRIEFFKEHLEWLHKGISEGANCKGYLVWTAIDCWSWLNSYKNRYGLIELELSTAKRYIKKSGYWFNETSKNNGF
- a CDS encoding DDE-type integrase/transposase/recombinase codes for the protein MKYAGELIQMDASKHDWFCNGTYAHLHIAIDDHSRKILSAYFYKEETLRAYYQITHDMIVNYGIPYSILTNKRTVFEYKNKSNKSIENDTFTQYGYACHRLGIDLKTTSIPQAKGRVERAFSTLQSRLVNELRINNINNINNIESANMFLPQFIEAFNNKFSTDINNTSMGFLIIKIIEFILNIILMYLLLKLLIIDYLLVLMMWLMLKLKRNISHLSLTLGKENLLLGILRKIIKLKIISITFNLKVPNY
- a CDS encoding DUF3284 domain-containing protein; translation: MRVEKNIKVSSKEFFDFLIENLRQEMNIKGKIKEGMRFSVNLKTKTNQVTKSTAEIMNLTPNERYTLKYYSSLGENIVDYQIKEISSDEIKIIYDEIYITNSTMQRYNQMFVEFFYSFFLKRKKKKMLKAVESYLINKRTEAKND